The Planococcus versutus genome contains a region encoding:
- a CDS encoding ABC transporter permease — translation MTTAETLKLKPKKREKYYITTLKRLFKNKLAVIGLIIVILQILIAIFAPYITIHDPIKQNLANSEMPVFSEGHWLGTDNYGRDVWSRIVYGARISLVVGSVAVTLGLVGGIILGMLAGYYRKMDAVIMRFVDLLFSFPGILLAMLIIAILGTSLVNVAIAISIWSIPTCARIVRGSVLSIKEKEYIMAMRSMGASDLRIMVRHILPNASAPIIVFATMRMATAILSTAALSYLGLGAQPPTPEWGAMISQGQDFMWSSPHLTIVPGIAIMLTVFAFNVLGDGLRDALDPNMDLQQ, via the coding sequence ATGACAACAGCTGAAACGCTCAAGCTAAAACCGAAAAAAAGAGAAAAGTACTATATAACAACACTCAAGCGTTTGTTCAAAAACAAACTAGCTGTTATTGGTTTAATAATTGTTATTCTTCAAATTTTAATCGCGATATTTGCACCATATATTACGATTCACGATCCCATTAAACAAAACTTAGCCAATAGCGAAATGCCAGTTTTCAGCGAAGGTCATTGGTTGGGAACAGACAATTATGGACGAGATGTCTGGAGCCGAATTGTATACGGCGCAAGAATTTCACTTGTTGTGGGAAGTGTGGCTGTAACTTTAGGTCTCGTAGGAGGAATTATTTTAGGAATGTTAGCGGGCTATTATCGGAAAATGGATGCTGTCATCATGCGTTTTGTTGACTTGCTGTTTTCGTTTCCGGGAATTTTGTTAGCGATGCTGATTATTGCAATTCTTGGCACAAGCTTAGTCAACGTGGCAATTGCAATCAGTATTTGGTCGATTCCAACGTGCGCCAGAATTGTACGTGGGTCGGTGTTATCAATAAAAGAAAAAGAATACATCATGGCCATGCGATCGATGGGGGCATCTGATTTACGCATCATGGTTCGGCACATTTTGCCGAATGCCTCTGCACCCATTATCGTTTTCGCAACAATGCGAATGGCGACAGCAATCTTATCGACAGCAGCGCTCAGTTATTTAGGTCTCGGCGCTCAGCCACCCACACCAGAATGGGGAGCAATGATTTCACAAGGACAGGACTTTATGTGGTCATCACCGCATTTGACCATTGTTCCGGGAATTGCAATTATGTTAACTGTGTTTGCTTTTAATGTATTAGGCGATGGCCTTCGGGATGCGCTTGATCCAAATATGGATTTACAACAATAA
- the nikB gene encoding nickel ABC transporter permease yields MVSLIVRRALQLLFLLLGISFLVFSSMYIAPGDPAAVIGGPTATESDITAIRDNLGLNDPFLTQYVRYVGNAVQGDFGYSYQTSQPVADAIMIRFPNTLKLAIASMIVAVIIGVVAGLVSALKQNSLLDVSATTLALAGISIPNFWLGALLILVFSVNLQWLPVGGMSNPFYTIDGIKELILPAITLGTGSAAMIARMTRSSMLEVIRADYVRTARAKGVKEKNVIWIHTLKNAMIPIITVIGLNFGLLLGGTIITEKVFAINGVGRLMIDAIAARDFPMVQGSVLLVATLFVLVNLIVDIVYTYIDPRIKYE; encoded by the coding sequence TTGGTTTCTTTAATCGTACGTCGAGCTTTGCAATTACTATTTTTGTTGCTAGGTATTTCTTTCCTTGTGTTTTCTTCGATGTATATAGCACCAGGAGATCCAGCTGCTGTTATCGGAGGGCCTACAGCAACCGAATCAGACATTACTGCAATTCGAGACAACTTGGGTTTGAATGATCCTTTTCTTACTCAATATGTGAGATACGTAGGGAATGCAGTCCAAGGGGACTTCGGATATTCTTATCAAACTAGTCAACCGGTTGCAGATGCTATCATGATTCGATTTCCTAATACGTTGAAATTAGCAATTGCCAGCATGATCGTAGCAGTAATTATCGGAGTTGTTGCTGGACTAGTTTCTGCATTAAAACAAAATTCGCTTTTGGATGTTTCGGCAACTACTCTTGCTCTCGCAGGAATTTCCATTCCTAACTTTTGGCTTGGCGCTTTATTGATTTTAGTATTTTCCGTAAATCTTCAATGGCTACCTGTTGGTGGAATGTCCAATCCCTTTTATACTATTGACGGCATTAAAGAATTGATTTTGCCAGCAATTACCCTAGGAACGGGCTCTGCTGCTATGATTGCACGGATGACTCGTTCATCGATGCTAGAAGTAATTCGTGCTGATTATGTGCGGACTGCCAGAGCAAAAGGGGTTAAGGAAAAAAATGTAATTTGGATTCATACGTTGAAAAATGCCATGATTCCAATTATTACTGTTATTGGATTGAACTTCGGACTTTTGCTTGGAGGTACGATTATTACTGAGAAAGTATTTGCGATTAATGGCGTTGGACGCTTGATGATTGATGCTATTGCAGCTCGGGACTTCCCGATGGTACAAGGTTCCGTCTTACTTGTCGCCACGTTATTCGTACTAGTCAATTTAATCGTGGACATCGTTTACACGTACATTGATCCACGCATCAAGTATGAATAG
- a CDS encoding Lrp/AsnC family transcriptional regulator: protein MKLDEIDRKILALLTGNGRMSYVDIGKELCLSRVAIRERVHQLTEAGVIESFTVVINSEKVGKKVSGFFEVDCEPASLVKVAQALADNPSVASCYQMTGPSTLHMHVLVDDFIDLEKFINEEMYALEGITRVESHILLRRFKSRTGMKL, encoded by the coding sequence ATGAAACTAGATGAAATTGATCGAAAAATACTGGCATTATTAACAGGAAATGGCCGCATGTCCTATGTCGACATCGGCAAAGAACTTTGTTTGTCACGTGTGGCCATTCGAGAACGAGTGCATCAACTCACTGAAGCGGGTGTGATTGAAAGTTTTACGGTCGTCATCAATAGTGAAAAAGTGGGCAAAAAAGTGTCAGGCTTTTTCGAGGTAGATTGTGAGCCTGCTTCACTCGTAAAAGTAGCGCAAGCTTTGGCGGACAATCCAAGTGTTGCGAGTTGTTACCAAATGACGGGACCATCAACTCTTCATATGCATGTGTTGGTCGATGATTTTATCGACCTTGAAAAATTTATCAACGAAGAGATGTATGCGTTAGAAGGGATTACAAGAGTAGAGAGCCACATTTTACTTCGACGCTTCAAGAGTCGAACCGGAATGAAATTATAA
- a CDS encoding GNAT family N-acetyltransferase, whose amino-acid sequence MVYQLDHQNRSIAKKIQQIQQAAYRVEAELIGFYKIPQLAETIEEIQNSTETFLGYSEEQLQGVISYKLEEDVVDIYRLVVDPIHFRKGVGKKLLNYLLKKQYACDFIVSTGSANKPAMALYKWFGFQEGAVVEVAPGIYCIQLHLRK is encoded by the coding sequence ATGGTTTATCAACTAGATCATCAAAACAGATCAATTGCAAAAAAAATTCAGCAAATACAACAAGCTGCTTACCGTGTAGAAGCCGAGCTAATCGGGTTTTACAAAATTCCACAGTTAGCTGAAACGATTGAAGAAATTCAAAACAGTACGGAAACATTTTTGGGTTATAGTGAAGAGCAATTGCAAGGTGTTATTTCTTATAAACTAGAAGAAGATGTTGTTGATATTTATCGACTGGTAGTCGACCCCATTCATTTTCGAAAGGGAGTTGGGAAAAAGCTATTGAATTATTTGCTGAAAAAACAGTATGCATGCGATTTTATCGTTAGTACCGGCTCAGCCAACAAACCAGCAATGGCACTTTATAAATGGTTTGGGTTTCAAGAAGGAGCAGTAGTTGAAGTCGCTCCGGGTATTTATTGCATACAACTGCATTTGCGTAAATAA
- a CDS encoding patatin-like phospholipase family protein, whose protein sequence is MKSGLILEGGGMRGVYTGGVLEKLLEENVVVDYIIGVSAGACHASSYISRQSGRNREVTIGYVNHPEYISVKNLWTKRELFGMDLIFDEIPNSLVPFDYERFSNATEEFVVGTTDCLTGKAVYFEKQNRPEDVLSIIRASSSLPVMSQPVEFNGHYLMDGSIADPLPIRKALSDGVTKPIIILTREKGYRKKASRLAKIMPAFVRKYPAIAKQMEKRPLRYNETMEFIEQLEREKSALVIRPANLYKIKGLERDPVKLEILYNQGYKDATDRFAELLDFLHN, encoded by the coding sequence ATGAAAAGCGGTTTAATATTAGAAGGTGGTGGAATGCGCGGAGTTTACACAGGTGGTGTTCTTGAAAAGCTATTGGAAGAAAATGTAGTTGTAGATTATATAATTGGTGTTTCAGCAGGAGCTTGTCATGCATCTTCTTACATTTCAAGACAAAGCGGTCGCAATCGAGAAGTTACTATCGGCTACGTCAATCATCCTGAATATATTTCAGTTAAAAACTTATGGACTAAACGAGAACTTTTTGGAATGGATTTAATCTTTGATGAAATTCCAAACAGCTTAGTGCCATTTGATTATGAGCGCTTTAGCAATGCAACAGAAGAATTTGTAGTAGGAACAACCGATTGTCTAACAGGGAAAGCTGTATATTTTGAGAAACAAAATCGACCAGAAGACGTTTTATCTATTATACGAGCATCGAGTTCACTGCCAGTAATGTCACAACCAGTAGAATTTAACGGTCACTATTTAATGGATGGCAGTATTGCTGATCCGCTTCCCATCAGAAAAGCGCTATCTGATGGAGTTACAAAGCCAATCATTATTTTAACAAGAGAAAAAGGCTATCGAAAAAAAGCGAGCCGTTTAGCAAAAATCATGCCAGCGTTTGTACGTAAGTATCCAGCGATTGCAAAGCAAATGGAAAAAAGACCTTTGCGTTACAATGAAACAATGGAGTTTATTGAGCAATTAGAAAGAGAAAAGTCAGCTTTAGTTATTCGTCCAGCTAATTTATACAAAATTAAGGGCTTAGAGCGAGATCCAGTAAAACTTGAAATTTTATACAATCAGGGCTATAAAGACGCTACAGACAGATTTGCTGAGTTGCTCGATTTTCTTCACAACTAA
- a CDS encoding SOS response-associated peptidase, whose amino-acid sequence MCGRYSLFTDYTVLIERFAIEETTIGKDEYVASYNVAPSQQVVAVVNDGNNNRLGKLRWGLIPPWAKDSKIGYKMINARSETVENKPSFRNAFKKKRCLVIADSFYEWQKRDGKKLPMRIKLKTDEPFAFAALWESWKAPDGQIVNSCSILTTVPNELMKKIHDRMPVILSKQDEQTWLDPRVEDIELLKSLLKPYKAIDMEVYQVSEEVNSPKNNKPEIIEKIG is encoded by the coding sequence GTGTGTGGGAGATACTCATTATTCACCGATTACACGGTGTTGATTGAACGCTTTGCTATTGAGGAAACGACCATTGGAAAAGATGAATACGTAGCAAGCTATAATGTGGCACCTTCTCAACAAGTAGTGGCAGTAGTAAACGATGGGAATAACAATCGACTTGGCAAACTCCGTTGGGGGCTTATTCCTCCGTGGGCAAAAGATAGTAAAATAGGATATAAAATGATTAACGCTCGTTCTGAAACAGTCGAGAACAAGCCCAGTTTTCGTAATGCGTTCAAAAAGAAACGTTGTTTAGTAATCGCTGATTCTTTTTATGAATGGCAAAAAAGAGATGGCAAGAAACTACCAATGCGCATCAAATTGAAAACAGATGAACCTTTCGCTTTTGCAGCTCTTTGGGAATCTTGGAAAGCGCCCGATGGTCAGATAGTCAATAGTTGTTCCATATTGACAACTGTTCCAAATGAGTTAATGAAAAAAATTCATGACCGGATGCCTGTTATTTTATCAAAACAAGACGAACAAACGTGGCTAGATCCCCGCGTAGAAGATATTGAACTATTGAAATCGTTGTTAAAACCTTATAAAGCAATTGACATGGAAGTTTATCAGGTTTCTGAAGAAGTTAATTCTCCTAAAAATAACAAACCAGAAATTATTGAGAAAATAGGTTAA